One Astatotilapia calliptera chromosome 1, fAstCal1.2, whole genome shotgun sequence DNA segment encodes these proteins:
- the tshz3b gene encoding teashirt homolog 3b isoform X2 gives MPRRKQQAPRRAAAYVPEDEKEAAMLDEDLDGDDSAQDGEEPAAKLLCPDKDFLFKDRPGFRDSPNATDFSGQELDSESHLSETSDRMSDFDSSSLKNEDEILHSKDPSNALSPSSSSTMMAAANAAATVAGEEAILAATGSVADSLEKMKAIYTSFLTNSYWSTLNLNLSQPPAEKPPRSHSSSSSSSSSSSCGSGGYDWHQTAMAKTLQQVSQNHHNRMALVQHPTVAVSTPSTEPNLFSTVQLYRQSSKLYGSIFTGASKFRCKDCSAAYDTLVELTVHMNETGHYRDDNHETDGEGAKRWSKPRKRSLLEMEGKEDAQKVLKCMYCGHSFESLQDLSVHMIKTKHYQKVPLKEPVTPVTAKIISSARKRAPLDLDIPSSPDSNGGATPKPTSLSDSGDILQKVTNPYITPNNRYGHQNGASYAWQFESRKSQILKCMECGSSHDTLQELTAHMMVTGHFIKVTNSAIKKGKPIIEASAQAPRSNSAAEEKVQSVPLAATTFSPPPAPVPPPTSISPTPMVVEIKKEAKEEECTAESILNNVNNVSKEKKAVGEEEVEEKFDITSKYSYLTEEDLEESPKGGLDILKSLENTVTSAINKAQNGAPSWGGYPSIHAAYQLPNIMKLSLGTSGKSSPLKYMFPGGEILSPTAKNQPLISPPSCQTSPLPKNNFHAMEELVKKVTEKVAKVEEKMREPAAVVRGSPLRRTTPSPCNSEAEESARGESPKESQPGGSKTPENASAEEENGPNHRDANGDVSTKKTAENGVESAAVTSPPPTSACGSTAIITDHPPPEQPFVNPLSALQSVMNVHLGKAAKPALPSLDPMSMLFKMSNSLAEKAAVAASTPPAQTKKTGSEHLERYFYQQHLNNDQPIDLTKGKNADKSSNSLGSTSLSSPTSTPSSVSPSSTISMTKASAAVASFMSTSPLRENALSDISDMLRNLTESQAVSKSSTPTSQSERSDIDGVTQEETEDVSPAQKRKGRQSNWNPQHLLILQAQFASSLRQTNDGKYMMSDLSPQERMHISRFTGLSMTTISHWLANVKYQLRRTGGTKFLKNLDSGHPVFFCSDCASQIRSPSTYVSHLESHLGFRLRDLAKLSGEQLLSQISQQHHHQRHTKGLSEKLFSNLHPSSHPLPSSLPTSIPSSLPISLSSSLTTSLPSSESPLPSPEDDDSGALYQCKLCNRTFASKHAVKLHLSKTHGKSPEDHLMYVCELDKQ, from the coding sequence CATACGTCCCTGAAGATGAGAAGGAAGCAGCTATGTTGGATGAAGACCTGGATGGAGACGACTCGGCCCAGGACGGGGAAGAGCCCGCTGCCAAACTCCTGTGTCCAGACAAGGACTTCCTCTTCAAGGACCGGCCGGGCTTCCGTGACTCCCCCAACGCCACTGACTTCTCTGGTCAGGAGCTGGACAGCGAGTCCCATCTGAGCGAAACCAGTGACAGAATGTCTGACTTTGATAGCTCCTCACTTAAAAATGAGGACGAGATCCTCCATTCTAAAGATCCCTCCAATGCCCTGTCGCCGTCCTCCTCCTCTACCATGATGGCCGCCGCCAACGCTGCCGCCACTGTCGCTGGCGAAGAGGCCATATTAGCAGCAACAGGCTCTGTTGCTGACAGCCTGGAGAAGATGAAGGCCATTTACACCTCTTTTCTGACCAATTCCTATTGGTCCACCCTAAACCTGAACCTGAGCCAGCCCCCAGCGGAGAAGCCCCCCCgcagccacagcagcagcagcagcagcagcagtagcagcagctgtGGGAGCGGAGGCTACGACTGGCATCAGACAGCCATGGCTAAAACCCTCCAGCAGGTCTCCCAGAACCACCACAACAGGATGGCGCTGGTCCAACATCCTACAGTGGCCGTGAGCACCCCATCAACAGAACCCAACCTCTTCAGTACCGTCCAGCTCTACCGGCAGAGCTCCAAGCTCTATGGCTCCATATTCACTGGTGCCAGCAAATTCCGCTGTAAGGACTGCAGCGCAGCATACGACACGCTGGTGGAGCTCACGGTGCACATGAATGAGACGGGCCACTACCGTGATGATAACCACGAGACGGATGGCGAGGGAGCTAAACGGTGGTCCAAACCTAGGAAACGATCTTTGCTGGAGATGGAAGGGAAGGAGGACGCGCAGAAGGTTCTGAAGTGCATGTACTGTGGACACTCTTTTGAATCCCTTCAGGACCTGAGTGTCCACATGATTAAGACGAAACACTACCAGAAAGTGCCTCTGAAAGAGCCTGTCACACCTGTGACAGCTAAGATTATCTCTTCTGCTCGAAAGAGAGCCCCTCTTGACCTGGACATCCCCAGCTCGCCAGACTCTAATGGAGGCGCCACACCAAAGCCCACCTCCCTCAGTGACTCTGGCGATATACTCCAAAAGGTCACCAACCCTTACATCACGCCCAACAACCGCTATGGACACCAAAATGGTGCCAGCTATGCCTGGCAGTTCGAATCCAGGAAGTCACAGATCCTCAAATGCATGGAGTGCGGCAGCTCTCACGACACGCTGCAGGAGCTCACGGCTCACATGATGGTGACAGGACATTTCATCAAAGTCACCAACTCTGCGATTAAGAAAGGCAAACCGATCATAGAGGCATCCGCCCAGGCACCGAGGTCAAACTCAGCAGCTGAAGAGAAGGTGCAGTCGGTCCCCCTGGCTGCTACCACCTTCTCCCCTCCACCTGCCCCGGTGCCTCCTCCGACCAGCATCTCCCCCACTCCTATGGTTGTGGAGATAAAGAAGGAGGCGAAGGAGGAGGAGTGCACTGCAGAGTCCATTCTGAATAATGTTAACAATGTGAGCAAGGAGAAGAAGGCCGTAGGTgaggaggaggttgaggaaaaGTTTGATATCACTTCAAAGTATAGCTATCTGACTGAGGAGGATCTGGAGGAAAGTCCAAAGGGGGGTCTTGATATCCTCAAGTCCTTGGAGAACACAGTGACCTCAGCCATCAACAAGGCCCAGAATGGAGCTCCCAGCTGGGGAGGATATCCCAGCATCCACGCTGCCTACCAGCTACCAAACATCATGAAGCTTTCACTGGGTACCTCTGGAAAGAGCTCCCCACTGAAATATATGTTCCCCGGAGGGGAGATCCTCTCCCCCACTGCCAAGAACCAGCCGCTGATCTCGCCTCCTAGCTGCCAGACCTCTCCACTACCTAAAAACAACTTCCATGCTATGGAGGAACTCGTCAAGAAAGTGACAGAGAAGGTGGCCAAGGTGGAGGAGAAAATGAGGGAGCCGGCTGCTGTTGTGAGGGGCTCTCCTCTGAGGCGCACCACCCCTTCACCGTGCAACAGCGAGGCAGAGGAGTCAGCCCGAGGAGAGTCCCCCAAAGAAAGCCAACCAGGAGGCAGTAAGACCCCTGAGAATGCaagtgcagaagaagaaaatggacCCAACCACAGAGATGCAAACGGGGATGTCTCTACAAAGAAGACGGCAGAGAATGGTGTAGAGTCTGCTGCCGTGACCTCACCCCCACCCACCTCTGCGTGTGGCAGCACAGCCATCATCACTGATCACCCGCCTCCAGAACAGCCGTTTGTGAACCCTCTGAGTGCGCTGCAGTCCGTCATGAACGTGCACCTGGGGAAGGCCGCCAAGCCGGCCCTGCCCTCCTTGGACCCAATGAGCATGCTGTTCAAGATGAGCAACAGCTTGGCTGAGAAAGCAGCAGTGGCCGCTTCTACACCACCAGCACAGACCAAAAAGACCGGTAGCGAGCACCTCGAGCGATATTTCTACCAGCAGCATCTGAACAACGACCAACCCATAGACCTTACCAAAGGAAAAAATGCAGACAAAAGCAGCAACTCTTTGGGGTCGACATCTCTCTCCTCCCCCACTTCCACCCCATCCTCGGTGTCTCCCTCCTCCACCATCAGCATGACCAAAGCCTCAGCTGCAGTAGCTTCCTTCATGTCCACATCACCTCTGAGAGAAAACGCCCTCTCAGATATCTCAGACATGTTGAGGAACCTGACAGAAAGCCAGGCTGTGTCCAAGTCCTCCACGCCCACCAGCCAGTCCGAGCGCTCTGATATCGACGGCGTCACGCAGGAAGAGACCGAAGATGTTTCGCCTGCCCAGAAGCGTAAAGGCCGCCAGTCCAACTGGAACCCTCAGCACCTCCTCATCCTACAGGCCCAGTTTGCTTCCAGTCTCAGACAAACAAATGACGGCAAGTACATGATGTCGGACCTGAGCCCACAGGAAAGAATGCATATCTCCCGCTTTACGGGTCTCTCCATGACAACCATATCCCATTGGCTGGCAAATGTCAAGTACCAGCTGAGGAGAACCGGTGGCACAAAGTTCTTGAAGAACCTGGATTCTGGTCAccctgtgtttttctgcagtgaCTGCGCCTCTCAGATTCGCTCGCCGTCCACCTACGTCAGCCACCTGGAATCCCACCTGGGCTTTCGCCTGCGAGACCTGGCGAAGCTTTCTGGGGAGCAGCTGCTCAGCCAGATCTCCCagcaacaccaccaccaacgCCATACCAAAGGACTGTCTGAGAAACTGTTCTCCAACCTCCACCCGTCCAGCCACCCTTTGCCGTCCTCACTCCCCACATCCATCCCGTCCTCCTTACCCATCTCCCTGTCCTCATCCTTAACCACATCTCTGCCCTCCTCCGAATCGCCGTTGCCCTCTCCCGAGGACGACGACAGCGGCGCCCTTTATCAGTGCAAACTGTGTAATCGGACATTTGCGAGCAAGCACGCGGTCAAGCTTCACCTGAGTAAGACTCATGGGAAGTCGCCAGAGGATCACCTCATGTATGTGTGCGAGCTGGACAAACAGTAG
- the tshz3b gene encoding teashirt homolog 3b isoform X1 — MLAPIYHKHIGVAVAAYVPEDEKEAAMLDEDLDGDDSAQDGEEPAAKLLCPDKDFLFKDRPGFRDSPNATDFSGQELDSESHLSETSDRMSDFDSSSLKNEDEILHSKDPSNALSPSSSSTMMAAANAAATVAGEEAILAATGSVADSLEKMKAIYTSFLTNSYWSTLNLNLSQPPAEKPPRSHSSSSSSSSSSSCGSGGYDWHQTAMAKTLQQVSQNHHNRMALVQHPTVAVSTPSTEPNLFSTVQLYRQSSKLYGSIFTGASKFRCKDCSAAYDTLVELTVHMNETGHYRDDNHETDGEGAKRWSKPRKRSLLEMEGKEDAQKVLKCMYCGHSFESLQDLSVHMIKTKHYQKVPLKEPVTPVTAKIISSARKRAPLDLDIPSSPDSNGGATPKPTSLSDSGDILQKVTNPYITPNNRYGHQNGASYAWQFESRKSQILKCMECGSSHDTLQELTAHMMVTGHFIKVTNSAIKKGKPIIEASAQAPRSNSAAEEKVQSVPLAATTFSPPPAPVPPPTSISPTPMVVEIKKEAKEEECTAESILNNVNNVSKEKKAVGEEEVEEKFDITSKYSYLTEEDLEESPKGGLDILKSLENTVTSAINKAQNGAPSWGGYPSIHAAYQLPNIMKLSLGTSGKSSPLKYMFPGGEILSPTAKNQPLISPPSCQTSPLPKNNFHAMEELVKKVTEKVAKVEEKMREPAAVVRGSPLRRTTPSPCNSEAEESARGESPKESQPGGSKTPENASAEEENGPNHRDANGDVSTKKTAENGVESAAVTSPPPTSACGSTAIITDHPPPEQPFVNPLSALQSVMNVHLGKAAKPALPSLDPMSMLFKMSNSLAEKAAVAASTPPAQTKKTGSEHLERYFYQQHLNNDQPIDLTKGKNADKSSNSLGSTSLSSPTSTPSSVSPSSTISMTKASAAVASFMSTSPLRENALSDISDMLRNLTESQAVSKSSTPTSQSERSDIDGVTQEETEDVSPAQKRKGRQSNWNPQHLLILQAQFASSLRQTNDGKYMMSDLSPQERMHISRFTGLSMTTISHWLANVKYQLRRTGGTKFLKNLDSGHPVFFCSDCASQIRSPSTYVSHLESHLGFRLRDLAKLSGEQLLSQISQQHHHQRHTKGLSEKLFSNLHPSSHPLPSSLPTSIPSSLPISLSSSLTTSLPSSESPLPSPEDDDSGALYQCKLCNRTFASKHAVKLHLSKTHGKSPEDHLMYVCELDKQ; from the coding sequence CATACGTCCCTGAAGATGAGAAGGAAGCAGCTATGTTGGATGAAGACCTGGATGGAGACGACTCGGCCCAGGACGGGGAAGAGCCCGCTGCCAAACTCCTGTGTCCAGACAAGGACTTCCTCTTCAAGGACCGGCCGGGCTTCCGTGACTCCCCCAACGCCACTGACTTCTCTGGTCAGGAGCTGGACAGCGAGTCCCATCTGAGCGAAACCAGTGACAGAATGTCTGACTTTGATAGCTCCTCACTTAAAAATGAGGACGAGATCCTCCATTCTAAAGATCCCTCCAATGCCCTGTCGCCGTCCTCCTCCTCTACCATGATGGCCGCCGCCAACGCTGCCGCCACTGTCGCTGGCGAAGAGGCCATATTAGCAGCAACAGGCTCTGTTGCTGACAGCCTGGAGAAGATGAAGGCCATTTACACCTCTTTTCTGACCAATTCCTATTGGTCCACCCTAAACCTGAACCTGAGCCAGCCCCCAGCGGAGAAGCCCCCCCgcagccacagcagcagcagcagcagcagcagtagcagcagctgtGGGAGCGGAGGCTACGACTGGCATCAGACAGCCATGGCTAAAACCCTCCAGCAGGTCTCCCAGAACCACCACAACAGGATGGCGCTGGTCCAACATCCTACAGTGGCCGTGAGCACCCCATCAACAGAACCCAACCTCTTCAGTACCGTCCAGCTCTACCGGCAGAGCTCCAAGCTCTATGGCTCCATATTCACTGGTGCCAGCAAATTCCGCTGTAAGGACTGCAGCGCAGCATACGACACGCTGGTGGAGCTCACGGTGCACATGAATGAGACGGGCCACTACCGTGATGATAACCACGAGACGGATGGCGAGGGAGCTAAACGGTGGTCCAAACCTAGGAAACGATCTTTGCTGGAGATGGAAGGGAAGGAGGACGCGCAGAAGGTTCTGAAGTGCATGTACTGTGGACACTCTTTTGAATCCCTTCAGGACCTGAGTGTCCACATGATTAAGACGAAACACTACCAGAAAGTGCCTCTGAAAGAGCCTGTCACACCTGTGACAGCTAAGATTATCTCTTCTGCTCGAAAGAGAGCCCCTCTTGACCTGGACATCCCCAGCTCGCCAGACTCTAATGGAGGCGCCACACCAAAGCCCACCTCCCTCAGTGACTCTGGCGATATACTCCAAAAGGTCACCAACCCTTACATCACGCCCAACAACCGCTATGGACACCAAAATGGTGCCAGCTATGCCTGGCAGTTCGAATCCAGGAAGTCACAGATCCTCAAATGCATGGAGTGCGGCAGCTCTCACGACACGCTGCAGGAGCTCACGGCTCACATGATGGTGACAGGACATTTCATCAAAGTCACCAACTCTGCGATTAAGAAAGGCAAACCGATCATAGAGGCATCCGCCCAGGCACCGAGGTCAAACTCAGCAGCTGAAGAGAAGGTGCAGTCGGTCCCCCTGGCTGCTACCACCTTCTCCCCTCCACCTGCCCCGGTGCCTCCTCCGACCAGCATCTCCCCCACTCCTATGGTTGTGGAGATAAAGAAGGAGGCGAAGGAGGAGGAGTGCACTGCAGAGTCCATTCTGAATAATGTTAACAATGTGAGCAAGGAGAAGAAGGCCGTAGGTgaggaggaggttgaggaaaaGTTTGATATCACTTCAAAGTATAGCTATCTGACTGAGGAGGATCTGGAGGAAAGTCCAAAGGGGGGTCTTGATATCCTCAAGTCCTTGGAGAACACAGTGACCTCAGCCATCAACAAGGCCCAGAATGGAGCTCCCAGCTGGGGAGGATATCCCAGCATCCACGCTGCCTACCAGCTACCAAACATCATGAAGCTTTCACTGGGTACCTCTGGAAAGAGCTCCCCACTGAAATATATGTTCCCCGGAGGGGAGATCCTCTCCCCCACTGCCAAGAACCAGCCGCTGATCTCGCCTCCTAGCTGCCAGACCTCTCCACTACCTAAAAACAACTTCCATGCTATGGAGGAACTCGTCAAGAAAGTGACAGAGAAGGTGGCCAAGGTGGAGGAGAAAATGAGGGAGCCGGCTGCTGTTGTGAGGGGCTCTCCTCTGAGGCGCACCACCCCTTCACCGTGCAACAGCGAGGCAGAGGAGTCAGCCCGAGGAGAGTCCCCCAAAGAAAGCCAACCAGGAGGCAGTAAGACCCCTGAGAATGCaagtgcagaagaagaaaatggacCCAACCACAGAGATGCAAACGGGGATGTCTCTACAAAGAAGACGGCAGAGAATGGTGTAGAGTCTGCTGCCGTGACCTCACCCCCACCCACCTCTGCGTGTGGCAGCACAGCCATCATCACTGATCACCCGCCTCCAGAACAGCCGTTTGTGAACCCTCTGAGTGCGCTGCAGTCCGTCATGAACGTGCACCTGGGGAAGGCCGCCAAGCCGGCCCTGCCCTCCTTGGACCCAATGAGCATGCTGTTCAAGATGAGCAACAGCTTGGCTGAGAAAGCAGCAGTGGCCGCTTCTACACCACCAGCACAGACCAAAAAGACCGGTAGCGAGCACCTCGAGCGATATTTCTACCAGCAGCATCTGAACAACGACCAACCCATAGACCTTACCAAAGGAAAAAATGCAGACAAAAGCAGCAACTCTTTGGGGTCGACATCTCTCTCCTCCCCCACTTCCACCCCATCCTCGGTGTCTCCCTCCTCCACCATCAGCATGACCAAAGCCTCAGCTGCAGTAGCTTCCTTCATGTCCACATCACCTCTGAGAGAAAACGCCCTCTCAGATATCTCAGACATGTTGAGGAACCTGACAGAAAGCCAGGCTGTGTCCAAGTCCTCCACGCCCACCAGCCAGTCCGAGCGCTCTGATATCGACGGCGTCACGCAGGAAGAGACCGAAGATGTTTCGCCTGCCCAGAAGCGTAAAGGCCGCCAGTCCAACTGGAACCCTCAGCACCTCCTCATCCTACAGGCCCAGTTTGCTTCCAGTCTCAGACAAACAAATGACGGCAAGTACATGATGTCGGACCTGAGCCCACAGGAAAGAATGCATATCTCCCGCTTTACGGGTCTCTCCATGACAACCATATCCCATTGGCTGGCAAATGTCAAGTACCAGCTGAGGAGAACCGGTGGCACAAAGTTCTTGAAGAACCTGGATTCTGGTCAccctgtgtttttctgcagtgaCTGCGCCTCTCAGATTCGCTCGCCGTCCACCTACGTCAGCCACCTGGAATCCCACCTGGGCTTTCGCCTGCGAGACCTGGCGAAGCTTTCTGGGGAGCAGCTGCTCAGCCAGATCTCCCagcaacaccaccaccaacgCCATACCAAAGGACTGTCTGAGAAACTGTTCTCCAACCTCCACCCGTCCAGCCACCCTTTGCCGTCCTCACTCCCCACATCCATCCCGTCCTCCTTACCCATCTCCCTGTCCTCATCCTTAACCACATCTCTGCCCTCCTCCGAATCGCCGTTGCCCTCTCCCGAGGACGACGACAGCGGCGCCCTTTATCAGTGCAAACTGTGTAATCGGACATTTGCGAGCAAGCACGCGGTCAAGCTTCACCTGAGTAAGACTCATGGGAAGTCGCCAGAGGATCACCTCATGTATGTGTGCGAGCTGGACAAACAGTAG